A section of the Alligator mississippiensis isolate rAllMis1 chromosome 8, rAllMis1, whole genome shotgun sequence genome encodes:
- the CYSLTR1 gene encoding cysteinyl leukotriene receptor 1 produces MAAAENTTDFYSNLSCHHAIDDFRNKVYSTLYSMVTILGFVGNCIVLYVLIKTYQQKTAFQIYMLNLAVSDLLCVCTLPLRIVYYVHKGKWFFGDFLCRLSSYALYVNLYCSIFFMTAMSFFRCIAIVFPVQNLNLVTEKKAKLVCIGIWIFVTVTSSPFLLNGSYSYDNKTKCFEPPENALKTNMVIILNLIALFVGFICPFVVITICYTMIIKTLLKNSLKKNQATRLRAVWMIIVVTATFLISFTPYHILRTVHLHVLKGNSTNCDAIYLQKAVVVTLPLAASNCCFDPLLYFFSGGNFRRRLTTFRKASSSSVVAGLRRNMSMKDKDGEPFKENYKGQN; encoded by the coding sequence ATGGCTGCTGCAGAAAATACAACAGATTTTTATAGCAACTTATCATGCCACCATGCCATTGATGACTTCCGAAACAAAGTGTACTCCACATTGTACTCTATGGTGACTATTCTGGGCTTTGTTGGAAATTGCATTGTTCTGTATGTCCTCATAAAAACCTACCAACAGAAGACAGCCTTCCAGATATATATGCTTAATCTGGCAGTGTCAGACCTCCTCTGTGTATGCACACTGCCACTTCGAATTGTGTATTATGTTCACAAAGGCAAATGGTTCTTTGGTGATTTCTTGTGCAGGCTCTCTTCCTATGCACTGTATGTCAACCTGTATTGTAGCATTTTTTTTATGACAGCAATGAGCTTCTTTCGCTGCATAGCCATAGTTTTCCCTGTCCAGAATCTCAATTTGGTAACTGAGAAAAAGGCTAAACTGGTATGCATCGGCATTTGGATTTTTGTCACCGTGACAAGTTCTCCCTTCCTGCTGAATGGATCTTACTCTTATGACAACAAAACAAAGTGCTTTGAACCTCCAGAAAATGCATTGAAGACAAATATGGTTATAATCCTGAACTTGATTGCACTGTTTGTAGGCTTCATTTGCCCCTTTGTTGTCATAACTATCTGTTATACCATGATCATAAAGACCTTACTGAAAAATTCATTAAAGAAGAATCAGGCTACTCGTCTGAGGGCTGTCTGGATGATAATAGTTGTAACAGCTACTTTTTTGATCAGCTTCACGCCTTATCATATTCTACGCACAGTCCACCTTCATGTTCTGAAGGGGAACAGCACCAACTGTGATGCCATATATTTGCAGAAAGCAGTGGTAGTGACCCTTCCTCTGGCAGCTTCAAATTGCTGCTTTGACCCACTCCTCTATTTCTTTTCAGGGGGCAATTTTCGAAGGAGACTTACAACCTTTAGAAAGGCTTCCTCCTCCAGTGTGGTAGCAGGACTCAGGAGAAATATGTCCATGAAGGACAAAGATGGTGAACCATTTAAAGAAAACTACAAAGGACAGAACTGA